In Sardina pilchardus chromosome 8, fSarPil1.1, whole genome shotgun sequence, the genomic window TATAATCTAAAGTAGACAGGAAACACCAATAACATCTTGGTCAAGGTTTTGAGCGATTGAGTTTTCACATGCCTATACCCACCTCATCTTGTTATGTCACAGCACGTTAGGTAGCCTTGTCAATGTTATAAAGTTTGTAACATTTTCCTAACAGTAAGTGACATGACTTGTAAAAGAAGTGACTTATAGTTGATTGTGCATAAACAGTTGTTTGTTTCTGTCCACTCACATGAGAGCATCGATGTCACATAGTCCCGAGCTGCTCTGCTTCTCATATCTTATAACTTTCCCGATCATTTTGCGTGGGATGTGCTTTGAAACAGCCACACAGCACTTAGGAGGACTTCCTGAGACCCAAAAAATAACAGAAGCAGTTAAAGCACTGTAATCAGTAACTACTGTGTGGACCACTAAAACCACTTCTTTGTTGGGTTTAGTACATAATTACATGGAGTTGTGTAAGAGACAGAGTCTTACTTCACTTCAGAGGAAGCAACCTATAATGCTTATATCAATCATTCTGGTGTGTTGTATTGCTCTAATCAAGGCTGAAATGTTGGCAAGAAACACAGTAGGTAGTGGATTATACTGTAATTATGAGTTTTAGATCAGTACGTGTTTCAACATATCAATTCAGTGTTGAATGCAAGGGAGAAAATACCTGTCAGGGCACGAGTCTGCCATTCaatcacccccccgccccccacccccccatgccctacacaaacacatgcacacgcacacagatatcacacatactcacactcacacacatacacacacacagacacacacagacacacacacacacgctcatattTAACATGAAACCATGTTTTACTGAAGTTCATAAGTATTAGCTTAgtcaaaaaaagtaaaactgaTCACAATCTTGCTTACAGTAGCCCTCAAAGGGCCCTATACTGTGACTCAAACTGAGAGATGTTTTCAAACGATTGTAATAGACGAGGACAGAAATGTGAAACGGTCTGTAAGTCTGAGCAAGGCAACTCACCATCAGCGCTGAGGAGGACTGTGGCAATCACAAGTAGAAGTAGAGTAAACCCTCTGAGGTCCATCGCTGCAATGAGCACTACCTGTGCTACAGATAGATAAAAACACCAACGCACCCCTCACCTGGGGAGGAGCAAATGCCAACTGTCACTCATGCTCACACCTGTATGATCACACAGTCTTATGGATCATCACTTCTACAAATACATACTCATGTCCTCAATTTTGCCAACTGTATTTTAAAGCTAAAAAGGAATTTCAGAAAAGTAAGTGTCCAGTCATCTACTGAAGGATATACAAAAACCGTTACCTATAACAGTTCTATCAACTTACCTTCAACTCCTTAATGGCGACTGAATGCAGTTTTAACTCTGTTTTTTCTGTAACTCTGCATAAATTAAAGAATCAACTTAATTTGATAAACCACATTTTTGTCTAACCTTGATTTTGTTCATCCTTTTGCAAAACAGAGAAGcaaacacaggcatacacaatatagtagcctacatttctttCAAACTGCTGGTTCAACTGGCATTAGAACTGAGAACCTAGTAAGGCATCTAACCTGAGTAAGGCAtctaaccccaagttgctcccgGTACAATGGCTCTTAATGTAATTGACATGCGTGTaagctgctttggataaaaaagcATCCTCTAAATGAATACATATAAATCAAAAGGTATGATAATATAAGATATTAATATGATAATGTAACAATATTGATGGTTTAATATTTGACAGTTTTTGAGTAGAtttatatattttctaaaataaGTTATATGATTTCACATTTTCTGTCCCTCATTTATATGGAAAGCTGTGTAATTGCTGTTCATCTCTATTtgtcacataggctactgttccCTGTCATAAAACTCTCCAACCCACATATTACTATTAGACAATTCTCTGAACCAGACAGGGCATGAATGAACACCAAGCACCCATGAAATGAAGGATCCACATCCGCGTCTAGCCTTTAACTCAGGGATTTCCTGGGATTCTCTGTTAATATGCAAAACATATACCGTATACCCCCCCAGAATTATTGCCACCCTTGATAGGTCCAAAAACCAAAGACCCAAAACAGGTATTCAAAAATCATCTGTTAGTGATTTCTTGTAATTCCACAATGTAAAcattgaggaaaaatccaaccttgaaacaccccataaagaaattttttaaacaaaaacacattgccCACAATTATTAGCATCCCTGCATGTAGTACCTTGTTTAGCCTCCCTTTCCCATACCTCTTTACAAAATCTATTCAGATCATCCAGATTGTGCATTCTCCTCCTTGAATCAGAGGACTGATATGGCAATGGCATGGCAGAagtttgattttgtgttcagtgaaCCATTTTTGTTTTGACATATATTTTGGTTTGTTGACCTGTTGAGTGATCCGATCATGATCCACACGTGTCTTGGCAGAAATTGACAGGTTTTCATCTCTGGCTCCAGTGCTCCAAAAACTGATCTCAATCTTGCTACAGTAGCTCTTGGCACTCCTGTGACGCAAACTACAAGATGTTTTCAAACGATTGTACAGACGAGGAAGAGAAGTAGAGTAACCCCTCTGAGGTCTGAGGTATTATGTAGTTTTAGAGCCATGATCCATTATTCTATTAGGACAGATAGGAATCATATGTGTTTTCAACAGGACATTTCCATATGGGAAAATAAATCCAAGGATGATGTACCAGTACAGCCTAACTTGAATATATTTCACTTTGATGGGGGACAGAAGACAGATCTTAAGGCCAAATAATCTTAATCCATGGCTTGAGTATTGGCTTCAGTAGTATAGTCTATAGTATATGGACTCAGCAATTGctatacatacactcacattaaATGGCCCAGACACTGTTTTTGTTTCAACACCTGGTTTCAGAAacgggaaatagagagagatgcagggtTTGTATAATGCAGACATTGATTTAGG contains:
- the ccl27a gene encoding C-C motif chemokine 27a: MDLRGFTLLLLVIATVLLSADGSPPKCCVAVSKHIPRKMIGKVIRYEKQSSSGLCDIDALILYIKTSKKVRKVCAHPKVMRLLNLWMKKNRMFSSKSAAP